CACCCGACTTACTCACCCAATCGGGTGATTGTTTAATCAAAAGCGATCGCTGTTTTAACTTATGGTTAAACTAACTGTTAGTTTGCAGCTAATGAATTAGTAGCGATGCCTCATTAAAATATTTTTTGAATAAGCAGGCTTAAACCTTGCCAGAAAGCGCCGCCAACAAATACAAAAAATAAACTAATTAAAGCGGTTACTCCATAACTGATGCACATCAGCAAACCATCACCTTCCAAGGTAGCAACCACGAACAGCAAAATCCCGATGGTGGGGATGGGGTTGGTAAATGGAATCGGTAACAAAAGCAGGATACTAAGCCACACCATACAAACACCATTCAATTGCCAAACCCGACGATTGCGGGCCACTTTAGGTAACCGGGGACGGGCAATTTTCTCTAGCACCCCAGTCACTTTTTGGATGTTTTTTAATAGTTGCTGGGTAAACTTAGGGGGAAATTGAAATAGCGCTATTTTTTTTGGCAGCCAAGGACGCCGCCGCCCTAAAGCCATTTGCGCTGCTAACAGCAAACTGCCACCACCCAAAAACCAAGTTAATCCGGGCGGTAGGGGAAATAAAAAAGGCAAAACGAGCAAGCCGATAACTAGGCTAAAACCTCTTTCAGAAGTTTCTGCCAGAATAGCTGCTAAAGTTAGGGGCTGCGAGGCTAATCTTTCCAGGAGAGAATTAATATCTTTAGAAAACCGCATTTTTTATAAAGTACGGGTGAATTAGAAAAGAGAAGTAGCAACTAGAGGAGGAATTGCCTATTCTACTAATAGCTGCACCCGTA
The Microcoleus sp. FACHB-831 DNA segment above includes these coding regions:
- a CDS encoding exopolysaccharide biosynthesis protein is translated as MRFSKDINSLLERLASQPLTLAAILAETSERGFSLVIGLLVLPFLFPLPPGLTWFLGGGSLLLAAQMALGRRRPWLPKKIALFQFPPKFTQQLLKNIQKVTGVLEKIARPRLPKVARNRRVWQLNGVCMVWLSILLLLPIPFTNPIPTIGILLFVVATLEGDGLLMCISYGVTALISLFFVFVGGAFWQGLSLLIQKIF